The DNA region ACTATGTCACCGCCTGCTTCTGATTCTCCACCTCCAGAGGCCAAAACAGTAAGTTCTCCATTTTCTATAACCCATCCTTTTTCAGGAAAAGTTTTGAGCTTGGCACCACGCCAGCCGTTGGTAGTTTTACCATCCCATAAAAGTTTCCATCCATCTTTTGCTTGGTTTCCAATTAAGTTATTTTCAGTAATGATAGGCTTTAAAGGTGATTTTTTACTGTATTTTGCAAGACTATCTGTTAAGATTTTTATATTTTTCCACTGTATTTCTGTTCCTTCTTTATGGTCTTTTCCAATACTATGAACTTGAAGCCCTATAAATCCGCTATCGGTTGCGTCATCAATTAAATAGGCAGCTGGAACATTGTTTATCCATGTTTTTAACGTGTCTCCAATAGCTTCAATACGATAATGATTCCACTCATTTTGCTTAAAGGCTTGTTGTGCTTTAGGATTATCGGATAAAGGATTTAACCATCCGCGACGACCTTCATCATAAATACCAGCACTCCAGGCTCTTTTCGAAGGATCAATTTCAATTTGATAACCGTGTACCCGACCATTTTTATAATATGGAAAACTATTGCTGCGAATCTGAATACCAGAATTCATTGTAGAATCAACTTTATATTCCAATTCCAAAATAAAATCACCATACATTTTATTAGTAGTCATAAAAGAGTTAGGTGTATTGTGTACTGTAGTACCAACAATAATCCGATCTCTGATAGAATATTTTGCTTCTCCGCCTTTTTGAGTCCAACCCTCAAAAGTCTTACCGTCAAATAACGAAACCCATGGCGTATTATCCTTTTCGTTTTTGGTACAGTTGGTTTGAAATAGTCCGATTACAATGACAAATAGTAGGTGGTAAGGCTTTAGCTTCATAAATAGTAAGTTTTTGTAAAGCCCTAAAGTTAGGGAATAAAAAAAAGCCTATCAAATTTTGATAGGCTTTTGTAAGTAAAAAAATTAAAAGGTATATATTAAATCACTTTTACATTTACTGCGTTTAGTCCTTTTCTACCTTCTGTTAATTCGAATTCAACTTCATCACCTTCACGTATTTCGTCGATTAATCCAGAAATGTGTACAAAATGTTCTTTGTTAGAGCCTTCTTCAGTTATAAAACCGAATCCTTTAGATTCATTGAAGAATTTTACTGTTCCTTTACTCATGTTTAAAAATTATAAATTAATATTAACTGCAAATATACTGTTTTTTATTGAATTATAAGGTTTTAACTTTTTATTTTACTTTTGGCAATACTATTCTTTGGACGATTTATTATAAACCCTCTATTTTTTTATTCGCTTCTTTATAAGTGGGGCATTTTTCGGTAAGTTCTTTGTGCAACATTTCTACCAAATAGCCTTGAGCATCTTGTCTTGTAGCGTTGGGATTTTCCTTTAAATATATTTCAATTTCCTTATTAGCCAACTTAGTATAATTGACGAAATGATCTTGAAGACAATCGGCAATTTCAGATTTTAATTCGATTTTGTCAGTAGTTTCAATGGCATTGATACATTCACAAGATTGGCTAAGATATTCTTCTTTAGTTATTGTTTTACAACCGATAAGTATCAATAAAACTACCAGGCAAATATAATTTTTCACTATTTAATCTTTAAAAATACGTGTTTTAGTTAAATCAATAATCTTTGAATCGTTTTGATTAAGCACTCTTTTAGTTCTTAAATACCTGTTGTAATTGTATTCATCAAAATCTGGTGAATTTTTATCAAAAGTACTGATATGAACACGACCTGCCGAGTGAATAAACTCATTATTACCTATCCACATTCCTACATGAATTACCCTTTCTTGGGTAGTTTCCGTAGCGGGCTTACCAAAGTATAACAAGTCTCCGGGCTGCATATTGTCAAAACTTTTATCATCATCCACCAATTCACCTGTATGTATTTGTTGTGAGGCATCACGGGGCAATACCAATCCGTTTAAAAAGAAAATGGTTTTGGTAAATCCGCTACAATCGACACCTTTTGGTGATGTTCCGCCCCATAAATAGGGGAGTCCCATTAAAGATTTGGAAGTTTCAACTAATGATTCTTGCGTTGGATTTAAACTCGCTAACCAATCATTATAATTCATTGCCTTACTTTTTTCAAGAAAAGCAATTCTACCATCTGGAAATTTCACTTGATAATACGCTTTTATTTCATCAACTACCTCCAAAACATTACCTGCAACTAAATCTGAAGCAATTTGTCCTTCTTCATTGATTTTTGACAACGCTTGGCCATAAGTATCTAAAAAGATTATTTTGTCGGCCAATTTCCAAGTAGCAAATTCATCAGCGTTCATTAATTGAATTCCTCCACTATCAACCCACGCTAAATAATTGTCAGGTGTTTGAACCAAATACCAATTGTCTTCTTTGGTATATACATTTAAAGGTGTGCCTAATGTAGCCTGTGTTGAAAGCTCCGCAGAATGTTTAGGCTTGCTACGCAAGTTGGCTACTGAAATTTTTACAACAGCTTTTGTTTTCCCCTCTAATTGCTTGTCAGGATACATTTGTATACTATCAACAAATACAATGTCCTCTTTTTTTAAATTTTCCTTCAATGTTTCAACCGCATCAGGAAGGTTTGAAACACCTTTTAAAATAATCTTATCATTATTTTTAGCAGAACTTACATCAAATAGTGCTACACGTTTATCTGGTGCGAATTCATCTTTTACAATTGCAATTTCCTTTTCTAAGGGATTATCCGCCACTTGTTGTTCTTCATTTGTACATGAAGAAATGACAAACAAAATAAGCATAGACAATGCAAAAATAGAATTGAAAAATCTCATAAACACTAATTTTATAATTTTCTAGAAGCTGCAATGGCCGCACCAACAATACCTGCCTCATTTTCAAATTCTGAAGGCACTACGGGAACGTTAACGGTTATTTGATCTTTGAATTTTGCTATTTTTTTGCTTGCACCACCGCCTAAAATAATGAGTTCTGGCGAGGCTAAAAATTCAACGAATTTTAAAAATTCATTAAAACGTTTGCCCCACTTTTTGTAGGATAAATCCTCACGTTTACGGGCAGAATCCGCGGCATAATGCTCAAAATACTTATATTTTTTGTAGGGTACGGTACCTAATTCTACATTTGGCACAAGCGTACCGTTATAAAACATGCCCGAGCCTAAACCTGTACCAATGGTAATCATAATGACCGTTCCTTTTTTGCCTTTTCCGGCACCAAAAGTCATGGCGGCCAGCCCAGCGGCATCGGCATCATTTACAATATGGAACTCCAACCCCGTTTTTTTAGAGAACAGTTCATCTGCTTGTAGCCCTTTCCAACTTTGGTCGATATTACTGGCAGATAAAACCTTACCGCGAATTAC from Aureibaculum sp. 2308TA14-22 includes:
- a CDS encoding C40 family peptidase; this encodes MRFFNSIFALSMLILFVISSCTNEEQQVADNPLEKEIAIVKDEFAPDKRVALFDVSSAKNNDKIILKGVSNLPDAVETLKENLKKEDIVFVDSIQMYPDKQLEGKTKAVVKISVANLRSKPKHSAELSTQATLGTPLNVYTKEDNWYLVQTPDNYLAWVDSGGIQLMNADEFATWKLADKIIFLDTYGQALSKINEEGQIASDLVAGNVLEVVDEIKAYYQVKFPDGRIAFLEKSKAMNYNDWLASLNPTQESLVETSKSLMGLPYLWGGTSPKGVDCSGFTKTIFFLNGLVLPRDASQQIHTGELVDDDKSFDNMQPGDLLYFGKPATETTQERVIHVGMWIGNNEFIHSAGRVHISTFDKNSPDFDEYNYNRYLRTKRVLNQNDSKIIDLTKTRIFKD
- a CDS encoding 3-keto-disaccharide hydrolase, with the translated sequence MKLKPYHLLFVIVIGLFQTNCTKNEKDNTPWVSLFDGKTFEGWTQKGGEAKYSIRDRIIVGTTVHNTPNSFMTTNKMYGDFILELEYKVDSTMNSGIQIRSNSFPYYKNGRVHGYQIEIDPSKRAWSAGIYDEGRRGWLNPLSDNPKAQQAFKQNEWNHYRIEAIGDTLKTWINNVPAAYLIDDATDSGFIGLQVHSIGKDHKEGTEIQWKNIKILTDSLAKYSKKSPLKPIITENNLIGNQAKDGWKLLWDGKTTNGWRGAKLKTFPEKGWVIENGELTVLASGGGESEAGGDIVTTEKYSDFELQLDFKLTEGANSGIKYYVDTELNKGAGSSIGLEYQILDDAKHPDAKLGNHEGSRTVASLYDLIQADPNKHVNLIGEWNNARIISKNNHVEHWLNGTKVLEYERKSDAYRKLVSESKYVDWKNFGEAETGHILLQDHGDRVSFKNIKIKPL
- a CDS encoding cold-shock protein; translated protein: MSKGTVKFFNESKGFGFITEEGSNKEHFVHISGLIDEIREGDEVEFELTEGRKGLNAVNVKVI
- the ppgK gene encoding polyphosphate--glucose phosphotransferase; amino-acid sequence: MEILGIDVGGTGIKGAIVNIENGELVSEKHRIPTPKGAKPDDVADVIAQMVTHFNWKGAVGCGFPSIVIRGKVLSASNIDQSWKGLQADELFSKKTGLEFHIVNDADAAGLAAMTFGAGKGKKGTVIMITIGTGLGSGMFYNGTLVPNVELGTVPYKKYKYFEHYAADSARKREDLSYKKWGKRFNEFLKFVEFLASPELIILGGGASKKIAKFKDQITVNVPVVPSEFENEAGIVGAAIAASRKL